The proteins below are encoded in one region of Canis lupus familiaris isolate Mischka breed German Shepherd unplaced genomic scaffold, alternate assembly UU_Cfam_GSD_1.0 chrUn_S2243H2443, whole genome shotgun sequence:
- the LOC119879056 gene encoding LOW QUALITY PROTEIN: sal-like protein 4 (The sequence of the model RefSeq protein was modified relative to this genomic sequence to represent the inferred CDS: inserted 5 bases in 4 codons) translates to MTHGRGRAGQSPRARSAAAAGPGGRKLLPKGKAAATWSLRAPRGTGWVVSGAAPAPAAPGPEQILRPQQPPAAHPAPEASATGEHVGLRALHSGVTPSRPWAEQGPAAFCDQQVGSQGLSPVAXTPAQLPHANTPSPQLPGLHPCPGARRTGAANARSRLPRALLPQAQGSVLLQSPSSTEALDPSRKGKGKPPNVSLGQAKPRQAVLCKHKPKYCSRXFGAHSSLQIHLRSHTGERPFVGSVCGRRFTTQGNLKCTCMDIPREAHPQLFPKFHDKTSAGHGIPYALSVAIPVDESSLSLDSKPVLVTGTPGLGLPQNLSSGTNPKDLLGGPLPNDLQPGTSPESEDGSLLSGGVGASHTSPRVGGFQGSGTPSXGSETLKLQQLVGNIDKATTDPNECLICHRVLSCQSSLERHYXPHTGERPFQCKIWGRALSTKGNLKMHLGVPRTNTSIEMRHSCPICQKRVPNVALLQQRIQMHMGGQNPHTPLPQIPCDFPGPEAAMVSEHGSAGATCHDDVIRASTWMSGAPGRFGLLPSAHSASPTL, encoded by the exons ATGACCCATGGCAGGGGCCGGGCTGGGCAGAGTCCCCGGGCGCGctcagccgccgccgccggcccagGGG GACGGAAGCTACTACCCAAAGGCAAAGCGGCCGCCACCTGGTCATTGCGAGCCCCGCGGGGCACAGGGTGGGTGGTGAGCGGCGCAGCGCCGGCGCCAGCAGCCCCCGGGCCGGAGCAGATCCTGCGTCCGCAGCAGCCGCCTGCAGCACATCCCGCTCCCGAGGCCTCCGCCACCGGGGAGCACGTGGGCCTGCGCGCCCTCCACTCGGGGGTGACCCCCTCCAGACCCTGGGCCGAGCAGGGACCCGCAGCTTTCTGCGACCAGCAAGTCGGCAGCCAGGGCCTGTCTCCGGTCG CGACACCAGCCCAGCTGCCTCACGCGAACACCCCTTCCCCGCAGCTCCCCGGGCTGCACCCTTGCCCTGGAGCCCGACGGACGGGTGCTGCCAACGCCAGGTCGCGCCTTCCCCGTGCTTTGCTACCTCAGGCCCAGGGCTCTGTGCTCCTCCAGAGCCCTTCCTCCACCGAGGCGTTAGACCCGtccaggaaagggaaggggaagccgCCGAACGTGTCCCTGGGGCAGGCCAAACCCAGACAGGCCGTCCTCTGCAAGCACAAGCCTAAGTACTGTAGCA GCTTTGGGGCCCATAGCTCCCTGCAGATCCACCTCCGCTCCCATACCGGAGAGAGACCCTTCGTGGGCTCTGTCTGTGGCCGCCGGTTCACCACCCAGGGCAACCTCAAGTGCACTTGCATGGACATCCCCAGGGAGGCCCACCCCCAGCTCTTTCCCAAGTTCCACGACAAAACGTCGGCAGGCCATGGCATTCCCTATGCACTCTCTGTAGCCATCCCCGTAGATGAATCGAGTCTCTCTTTAGACAGCAAACCTGTCCTTGTAACAGGGACCCCCGGTCTAGGGCTACCTCAGAATCTCTCTTCAGGGACTAACCCCAAGGACCTCCTGGGCGGCCCGCTGCCCAATGACCTGCAGCCCGGGACTTCCCCAGAAAGTGAGGACGGGTCCCTACTGTCTGGGGGGGTGGGAGCAAGCCACACTTCCCCGAGGGTTGGTGGTTTCCAAGGGAGTGGGACCCCGAG CGGGTCGGAGACCCTGAAATTACAGCAGCTGGTGGGGAACATTGACAAGGCCACCACCGACCCCAACGAATGTCTCATTTGCCACCGGGTCTTGAGCTGCCAAAGCTCCCTGGAGAGGCATT GGCCCCACACCGGGGAGAGGCCATTCCAGTGCAAGATCTGGGGTCGGGCATTGTCCACCAAGGGCAACCTGAAGATGCACCTCGGGGTTCCCCGGACCAACACGTCCATAGAGATGCGGCACTCGTGCCCCATCTGCCAGAAGAGGGTCCCGAACGTGGCCCTGCTGCAGCAGCGCATCCAGATGCACATGGGCGGCCAGAATCCCCACACGCCTCTGCCCCAGATCCCCTGTGACTTCCCAGGTCCCGAGGCCGCGATGGTCAGTGAACACGGCAGCGCGGGTGCCACCTGTCACGATGATGTCATCAGAGCATCGACTTGGATGAGCGGGGCCCCAGGACGCTTCGGGCTGCTTCCCAGCGCCCACTCAGCATCCCCCACGCTCG